A window of the Salarias fasciatus chromosome 7, fSalaFa1.1, whole genome shotgun sequence genome harbors these coding sequences:
- the panx2 gene encoding pannexin-2, whose translation MQNILDQNLDMATALLAGEKLKELILPGSSQDEKGGALAGLMVQLKLELPFDRVVTIGTVIIPILLVTLVFTRNFAEESIYCYTPHNFTRDQALYARGYCWTELRDAAPGVESHLWPSLFEHKFLPYALLAFAGIMYIPALGWEFLASTRLTSELNFLLQEIDNCYHRAAEGRAPKIEKQIQSKGPGITERERREIIENAEKEKSPEQNLFEKYLERRGQSNFLAKLYLARHLAIICLSSIPISYLSAYYARQRQNEFTCALGEPPDISSYSELKLRVNCKLPAVQLQRIMAAVDIALLCTMNLIILVNLLHLFVVRKSNFVFDKLHKVGIKTRRRWQKSQFCDINILAMFCNENRDHIKSLNRLDFITNESDLMYDNVVRQLLAALAQSNHDATPTVRESGIQTIDPNMDPSDLGVGEMGAEPLVIKRPRKKIKWIPSSNPLPQSFKEPLAMTRLENNAKPEKPKPLRRKTVADSFIAPLLDNKSTQHTPSTKDLSGMEKKHTRNFSLDVHPYMLTIRKPKVEATITEPLPSEHNLDTVYLEGTHTIVHVSGAITETKVCSPESTNTAFSTVTLPTTTYVNGVSPNPPSSEDALSPKSSPPQTEPLVQTENPESQPPPLTRAPTHQLLSIHHTLFEEEEDEENRRTRLAERPGELIAAGEC comes from the exons ATGCAGAACATCCTCGATCAGAATTTAGACATGGCCACAGCTCTACTCGCAGGCgagaagctgaaggagctcATCCTGCCCGGCTCCTCCCAGGACGAGAAGGGCGGAGCGCTGGCCGGCCTCATGGTGCAGCTCAAACTGGAGCTGCCCTTTGATCGTGTCGTCACTATAGGGACAGTCATCATCCCCATCCTGCTGGTCACCCTCGTCTTCACAAGGAACTTTGCAG AGGAATCCATATACTGTTACACGCCACACAACTTCACTCGAGACCAGGCACTGTATGCAAGAGGCTACTGCTGGACGGAGCTTCGTGACGCTGCACCAGGTGTGGAGTCTCACCTTTGGCCCTCGCTGTTTGAGCACAAGTTTCTCCCCTACGCCCTGCTGGCCTTTGCTGGAATTATGTACATTCCTGCTTTAGGCTGGGAGTTCCTGGCCTCAACACGACTCACTTCTGAACTGAACTTCCTGCTTCAAGAGATTGATAATTGCTATCATCGAGCCGCTGAGGGCCGAGCCCCAAAGATCGAGAAGCAGATCCAGTCCAAAGGGCCTGGCATAACTGagcgggagaggagagagatcaTCGAGAATGCAGAGAAGGAGAAGAGCCCCGAGCAGAACCTTTTTGAGAAATATTTGGAGAGACGGGGCCAAAGTAACTTTCTGGCCAAGCTTTACCTGGCACGCCACCTGGCTATCATCTGCCTCAGCTCCATCCCCATTTCCTACCTGAGCGCCTACTATGCCCGTCAGAGGCAGAATGAATTCACCTGTGCACTAGGTGAGCCCCCAGACATCAGCAGCTATTCAGAGCTGAAGCTCAGGGTGAACTGTAAACTGCctgctgtgcagctgcagcGCATCATGGCAGCGGTGGATATCGCACTGCTCTGCACCATGAACCTCATCATCCTGGTTAATTTGCTGCATTTATTTGTGGTGCGCAAGTCCAACTTTGTGTTTGACAAACTGCACAAGGTCGGCATTAAGACACGGCGACGTTGGCAGAAGTCTCAGTTCTGTGACATTAACATCCTGGCCATGTTTTGCAACGAGAACAGGGACCACATCAAGTCGCTGAACCGGCTGGACTTCATCACTAATGAGAGTGACCTCATGTACGATAACGTCGTCAGGCAGCTGTTGGCTGCGCTTGCACAGTCAAACCATGATGCAACCCCCACTGTGAGGGAGTCCGGGATTCAAACCATTGACCCCAACATGGACCCTTCTGATCTGGGTGTGGGAGAGATGGGCGCCGAGCCTCTTGTCATCAAACGACCTCGCAAGAAGATTAAATGGATCCCATCCTCAAACCCTCTTCCTCAGTCGTTCAAG GAACCCCTCGCCATGACACGCTTGGAAAATAACGCTAAGCCTGAAAAACCCAAACCTCTCCGAAGAAAAACTGTGGCGGACAGCTTCATCGCTCCTCTTCTGGATAACAAGAGCACACAGCATACACCTTCAACAAAAG ATTTAAGTGGGATGGAGAAAAAGCACACTCGCAACTTCTCTCTGGACGTCCATCCGTACATGCTGACCATTCGCAAACCCAAGGTGGAGGCCACGATCACAGAGCCTCTGCCATCCGAGCACAACTTGGACACGGTGTACCTGGAGGGGACACACACCATTGTTCATGTGTCTGGAGCGATTACAG agACCAAGGTGTGCTCTCCAGAATCAACCAACACTGCCTTTTCTACTGTGACGCTGCCCACCACCACTTATGTGAATGGAGTAAGCCCCAACCCTCCCTCCAGCGAGGACGCCCTGAGTCCCAAGTCCTCCCCTCCTCAGACGGAGCCACTCGTCCAGACAGAAAACCCCGAGTCTCAGCCGCCACCCCTGACCAGAGCCCCCACACACCAGCTGCTGAGTATACATCATACTCTCttcgaggaagaggaggatgaagaaaacagaaggaCCAGGCTGGCAGAGAGACCTGGGGAGCTCATTGCAGCTGGAGAGTGTTGA